A stretch of Cupriavidus necator DNA encodes these proteins:
- the hemC gene encoding hydroxymethylbilane synthase — protein sequence MSSATLSSSTAVVSRNLPQKLVIASRESRLALWQAEHVRAALQQYYPACDVSILGMTTRGDQILDRTLSKVGGKGLFVKELEFAMDEGRADLAVHSLKDVPMELPEGFALTAVMEREDPRDALVSSAYASLDEMPAGTVVGTSSLRREAALRSRYPQLVIKPLRGNLDTRLGKLDRGEYGAIILAAAGLKRLGLGERIRALIPIDVSLPAAGQGALGIEILANRPELAQWLAPLNHQPTALAVSAERAVSRMLGGSCQVPLAAHARWEGDQLKLDAFVALPDGTRAIRAAASGPAVDLAAAEALGQACARDLLAQGAEAILAALADSGDPAGSQAPA from the coding sequence ATGTCGTCTGCCACCCTGTCTTCCTCTACCGCTGTCGTGTCTCGCAATCTTCCGCAAAAGCTCGTCATTGCCTCCCGAGAGAGCCGTCTGGCCCTGTGGCAGGCAGAACATGTGCGTGCTGCATTGCAACAATACTATCCCGCGTGCGACGTGTCCATTCTTGGCATGACCACGCGCGGAGACCAGATTCTAGACCGTACGCTGTCCAAAGTCGGCGGCAAGGGTTTGTTTGTCAAAGAACTGGAGTTCGCGATGGACGAAGGCCGGGCGGACCTGGCGGTGCATTCGCTCAAGGATGTGCCGATGGAGTTGCCCGAAGGCTTCGCCCTGACCGCGGTGATGGAACGCGAGGATCCGCGCGACGCGCTGGTGTCTTCCGCCTACGCCTCGCTGGACGAGATGCCGGCCGGCACCGTGGTCGGCACCTCCAGCCTGCGCCGTGAGGCCGCGCTGCGCAGCCGCTACCCGCAGCTGGTGATCAAGCCGCTGCGCGGCAATCTGGACACGCGGCTGGGCAAGCTGGATCGCGGCGAATACGGCGCCATCATCCTGGCCGCCGCCGGCCTCAAGCGCCTGGGCCTGGGCGAGCGCATCCGCGCGCTGATTCCCATCGACGTGTCGCTGCCGGCCGCAGGCCAGGGCGCCCTCGGCATCGAGATCCTGGCCAACCGGCCTGAACTTGCGCAATGGCTGGCGCCCCTGAACCACCAGCCGACGGCGCTGGCCGTGAGCGCCGAGCGCGCCGTGTCGCGCATGCTGGGCGGCTCGTGTCAGGTGCCGCTGGCCGCCCATGCGCGCTGGGAAGGCGATCAGCTGAAGCTGGACGCCTTTGTCGCCTTGCCCGATGGCACGCGCGCCATCCGCGCTGCCGCGTCCGGGCCGGCAGTTGACCTGGCTGCTGCCGAAGCGCTTGGCCAGGCCTGCGCGCGCGACCTGCTGGCGCAGGGTGCCGAAGCCATCCTCGCGGCACTGGCCGATTCTGGCGATCCCGCCGGCTCCCAAGCTCCTGCCTGA
- the hemDX gene encoding fused uroporphyrinogen-III synthase HemD/membrane protein HemX, which translates to MPSPTVVVTRPAGQSRQLTEALQAAGLDVLSFPLLGIGPAVDDAPLRAALARLNTFALVVFVSPNAIAYALDALAGVQGVAVAQWPAQVPVAVVGPASVAALAERGIAPPACRVIAPAGAAANGQGPDDAAPEAEALRFDSEALWAQLDPAALAGKPVLIIRGNGGRDWLGDRLREAGAQVEAVEAYQRTLPEPSAMQWQAVRDNLRPGAAPHAWLLTSSEAVRNLDALARQHLSPEEDAALRQVQCIAPHARIAEQALALGFPHILRAAPGDAGLLAACLQWADAHAGPAPASMASASIEAGPPSATAEAPPAPVPDAAVPATSTKVERVTQETTSSSATPPPTAASAASAQAASAPGPATPAAPSAASRRSAALWALVVVLVVATAGGFWWLQQRVDHLTGELARRQQSNDALVQESRVLTRNAQDTVKELQAKVGALENQVGETRDKQVALEQVYQDLMRNRDDWEIAEIQQLLTSAGQQLQLTGNVQVALAALQSADARLARADKPQYNLLRRAIARDVARMKAVPDTDLTGAAIKLDEAINQVDSLPLLSSERMLERSEADARKGAAANGASAPAAAANGAGPGWFTRLWDYLREELAQVVRIRKVDDAEALLLSGDQGWFLRENVKLRLLNARLALLSRNEPVFRNDLAAAQAMISRYFDTKSRRVQGVLTLLRQAQAGAVTVQLPTMSESLGALHALKKE; encoded by the coding sequence ATGCCCAGCCCGACCGTCGTTGTCACACGACCCGCCGGGCAGTCCCGGCAACTGACCGAGGCGCTGCAGGCCGCGGGCCTGGACGTACTCAGCTTTCCCTTGCTGGGCATCGGCCCGGCCGTTGACGACGCGCCGCTGCGCGCGGCGCTGGCGCGGCTGAACACCTTTGCGCTGGTGGTCTTTGTCAGTCCCAATGCCATTGCCTACGCGCTCGACGCACTGGCCGGCGTGCAGGGCGTGGCCGTGGCCCAATGGCCGGCGCAGGTGCCGGTGGCGGTGGTCGGGCCGGCCAGCGTCGCGGCCCTGGCCGAGCGCGGCATCGCGCCGCCCGCGTGCCGGGTGATCGCGCCCGCGGGCGCTGCCGCAAACGGGCAGGGCCCCGATGACGCCGCACCGGAGGCCGAAGCGCTGCGCTTCGACTCCGAGGCCCTGTGGGCCCAGCTCGATCCCGCCGCGCTGGCGGGCAAGCCGGTCCTGATCATCCGCGGCAACGGCGGGCGCGACTGGCTGGGCGACCGCCTGCGCGAGGCCGGCGCCCAGGTCGAGGCCGTCGAGGCCTACCAGCGCACGCTGCCCGAACCCAGCGCCATGCAGTGGCAGGCCGTGCGCGACAACCTGCGTCCCGGCGCGGCGCCGCATGCGTGGCTCCTAACCAGTTCTGAAGCGGTGCGCAACCTTGACGCGCTGGCACGCCAGCATCTGTCGCCTGAGGAAGACGCTGCCCTGCGGCAGGTGCAGTGCATCGCGCCGCATGCGAGAATCGCCGAACAGGCGCTGGCGCTGGGCTTCCCCCATATCCTGCGCGCCGCCCCGGGCGATGCCGGCCTGCTGGCGGCGTGCCTGCAGTGGGCCGATGCCCATGCCGGTCCCGCGCCGGCAAGCATGGCCAGCGCGTCAATCGAAGCCGGCCCGCCCAGCGCCACAGCCGAAGCGCCGCCGGCCCCCGTGCCGGACGCAGCAGTTCCCGCAACGTCAACGAAGGTCGAACGCGTGACGCAAGAAACCACGTCCTCCTCCGCTACGCCGCCGCCCACGGCGGCCTCCGCAGCATCGGCGCAAGCAGCGTCCGCGCCGGGCCCGGCTACCCCCGCTGCTCCCAGTGCAGCCTCACGGCGGTCCGCTGCGTTGTGGGCGCTCGTCGTCGTGCTGGTGGTGGCGACGGCTGGCGGCTTCTGGTGGCTGCAGCAGCGCGTTGACCACCTGACCGGCGAGCTGGCGCGCCGCCAGCAAAGCAACGATGCGCTGGTGCAGGAGTCGCGCGTGCTGACCCGCAACGCGCAGGACACGGTCAAGGAACTGCAGGCCAAGGTCGGCGCACTGGAGAACCAGGTCGGAGAGACCCGCGACAAGCAGGTGGCGCTGGAACAGGTCTACCAGGACCTGATGCGCAACCGCGACGACTGGGAAATCGCCGAGATCCAGCAGTTGCTGACCAGTGCCGGCCAGCAACTGCAGCTGACCGGCAACGTGCAGGTGGCGCTGGCCGCGCTGCAAAGCGCCGACGCGCGCCTGGCGCGCGCCGACAAGCCGCAATACAACCTGCTGCGCCGCGCGATCGCGCGCGACGTCGCGCGCATGAAGGCGGTGCCCGACACCGACCTGACCGGTGCTGCAATTAAACTGGACGAGGCCATCAACCAGGTCGACTCACTGCCGCTGCTGTCCAGCGAACGCATGCTGGAGCGCAGCGAGGCCGACGCCCGCAAGGGTGCCGCGGCCAACGGTGCCAGCGCGCCGGCCGCCGCCGCCAACGGCGCGGGCCCGGGCTGGTTCACGCGCCTGTGGGATTACCTGCGCGAAGAACTGGCGCAGGTGGTCCGCATCCGCAAGGTCGACGACGCCGAGGCGCTGCTGCTGTCTGGCGACCAGGGCTGGTTCCTGCGCGAGAACGTCAAGCTGCGCCTGCTCAACGCGCGCCTGGCATTGCTGTCGCGCAACGAACCCGTGTTCCGCAACGACCTGGCCGCCGCGCAAGCGATGATCAGCCGCTATTTCGATACCAAGTCGCGCCGGGTGCAGGGGGTGCTGACGCTGCTGCGGCAGGCGCAGGCCGGCGCGGTCACGGTGCAGCTGCCCACCATGTCCGAAAGCCTGGGCGCGCTGCATGCCCTGAAGAAGGAGTAA
- a CDS encoding heme biosynthesis protein HemY yields MRLLFWVAVLFGGAVGLALFTQFNHSNVVLFYPPYRVELSLNLALALLLLLFFVVWTVMSTVRHLADMPRRAAAYRERSRMSKAQAALRESIENLFAGRFARAERAAREAQSWDDQAQTAALIGARAAHRMQETERRDAWMAQVTDPEREQARLVSMAELLVDARDADGALETIAQLQSQGARQIHVQRIALRAHQHLKNWTEVLRLARSLEKRNALHPVLALRLKQMAVEAMLEERRHDADALTEFWRSLSADERRATRIAEPAARYFAALGRQNEARRIIEDALKVNWDSRLVLRYADCAVPGHALPQIQQAEKWLAAHPADADLYYTLGVLCLGEKLWGKAQSSFERALKYAEPDQQRRLRVRTHLALARLFEETERFDDAQRHYRESAMLAA; encoded by the coding sequence ATGCGCCTTCTGTTCTGGGTTGCGGTCCTGTTTGGCGGCGCCGTCGGGCTGGCCCTGTTCACGCAGTTCAACCACAGCAATGTGGTGCTGTTCTATCCGCCGTATCGCGTCGAGCTGTCGCTGAACCTGGCGCTGGCCTTGCTGCTGTTGCTGTTCTTCGTGGTGTGGACGGTGATGTCCACCGTCCGCCATCTGGCCGACATGCCGCGCCGCGCCGCCGCCTACCGCGAGCGCAGCCGCATGAGCAAGGCACAGGCGGCGCTGCGCGAGTCGATCGAAAACCTGTTTGCCGGCCGCTTCGCCCGCGCCGAGCGCGCCGCGCGCGAGGCGCAGTCCTGGGATGACCAGGCCCAGACCGCCGCGCTGATCGGCGCCCGCGCCGCGCACCGGATGCAGGAAACCGAGCGGCGCGACGCCTGGATGGCGCAGGTCACCGACCCCGAGCGCGAGCAGGCGCGGCTGGTGTCGATGGCCGAGTTGCTGGTCGATGCCCGCGATGCCGACGGCGCGCTGGAGACCATCGCCCAGCTGCAGTCGCAGGGCGCGCGCCAGATCCACGTGCAGCGCATCGCGTTGCGCGCGCACCAGCACCTGAAGAACTGGACCGAGGTGCTGCGTCTGGCGCGCTCGCTGGAAAAGCGCAACGCGCTGCATCCGGTGCTGGCGCTGCGGCTCAAGCAGATGGCCGTCGAAGCCATGCTGGAGGAACGCCGCCACGACGCCGACGCGCTGACCGAGTTCTGGCGCTCATTGTCCGCCGACGAGCGCCGCGCCACCCGCATCGCCGAACCCGCGGCGCGTTACTTCGCGGCGCTGGGCCGGCAGAACGAAGCCCGCCGCATCATCGAAGACGCGCTCAAGGTCAACTGGGACAGCCGCCTGGTGCTGCGCTATGCCGATTGCGCCGTGCCAGGCCACGCGCTGCCGCAGATCCAGCAGGCCGAGAAATGGCTGGCCGCGCATCCCGCGGATGCCGACCTCTATTACACGCTGGGCGTGCTATGCCTGGGCGAGAAGCTATGGGGCAAGGCCCAGTCCAGCTTCGAGCGCGCGCTGAAATATGCAGAGCCCGACCAGCAGCGCCGCCTGCGCGTGCGCACGCACCTGGCGCTGGCGCGGCTTTTTGAGGAAACCGAGCGCTTCGACGACGCGCAGCGGCACTATCGCGAGAGCGCGATGCTGGCGGCCTGA
- a CDS encoding pseudouridine synthase: MTLDRILQSQGFGTRRYCGDLIAAGLVEVNGELCEDPRAQFEVDGLRLTVDGEEWLACTKAYLMLNKPTGYECSQRPRHHPSVYNLLPVPLRQREVQAVGRLDHDTTGLLLLTDDGQFIHAQTSPKRKVPKIYEVTTAEPVTPEQAEALCSGVQLLDEPAPIAAEACEITGERSLRLTLVQGKYHQVKRMVAAAGNHVSALHRSAIGGLRLDPALAEGEWRWLTAQELAALTRKD; this comes from the coding sequence ATGACTCTCGACCGCATCCTCCAATCCCAGGGCTTTGGCACGCGCCGGTACTGCGGCGACCTGATCGCCGCCGGGCTGGTCGAGGTCAACGGCGAACTGTGCGAAGACCCGCGCGCGCAGTTTGAAGTCGACGGCCTGCGGCTCACCGTCGACGGCGAGGAATGGCTGGCCTGCACCAAGGCCTACCTGATGCTGAACAAGCCCACCGGCTACGAATGCTCGCAGCGCCCGCGCCATCATCCCAGCGTCTACAACCTGCTGCCGGTGCCGCTGCGCCAGCGCGAGGTGCAGGCCGTGGGGCGGCTGGACCACGACACCACCGGGCTGCTGCTGCTGACCGATGATGGCCAGTTCATCCACGCCCAGACCTCGCCCAAGCGCAAGGTGCCCAAGATCTATGAAGTGACGACTGCCGAGCCGGTCACGCCGGAGCAGGCCGAAGCGCTGTGCAGTGGCGTGCAACTGCTCGACGAACCGGCGCCGATCGCTGCGGAAGCGTGCGAGATCACCGGCGAACGCAGCCTGCGGCTGACCCTGGTGCAAGGCAAGTACCATCAGGTCAAGCGCATGGTGGCGGCGGCCGGCAACCATGTCAGCGCGCTGCATCGCAGCGCCATTGGCGGCCTGCGGCTCGATCCGGCCCTGGCCGAAGGCGAGTGGCGCTGGCTGACGGCGCAGGAGCTGGCCGCACTGACCCGCAAGGATTGA
- a CDS encoding YqgE/AlgH family protein, translating into MAKPEAPINLTNQFLIAMPGMADPTFSGSVVYICEHNERGALGLVINRPIDIDMATLFDKIDLKLEIQPVAHQPVYFGGPVQTERGFVLHDPVGVYVSSLAVPGGLEMTTSKDVLEAVANGSGPHRFLLTLGYSGWGAGQLEEELSRNGWLTVQADPEIIFSVPPDDRFAAAIRLLGIDFTMLSGEAGHA; encoded by the coding sequence ATGGCGAAGCCCGAAGCACCTATCAATCTGACCAATCAGTTCCTGATTGCCATGCCTGGCATGGCTGATCCGACCTTTTCGGGTTCCGTCGTCTATATCTGCGAACACAATGAGCGTGGCGCGCTCGGGCTGGTGATCAACCGGCCCATCGACATCGACATGGCCACGCTGTTCGACAAGATCGACCTCAAGCTTGAAATCCAGCCAGTCGCGCACCAGCCGGTCTACTTCGGCGGCCCCGTGCAGACCGAGCGCGGCTTTGTGCTGCATGACCCGGTGGGCGTCTATGTGTCGTCGCTGGCCGTGCCCGGCGGGCTGGAGATGACCACCTCCAAGGACGTGCTCGAGGCCGTGGCCAACGGCAGCGGCCCGCACCGCTTCCTGCTGACGCTGGGTTACTCCGGCTGGGGCGCCGGCCAGCTGGAGGAAGAGCTCAGCCGCAACGGCTGGCTGACGGTCCAGGCCGACCCCGAGATCATCTTCAGCGTGCCGCCCGACGATCGCTTCGCCGCCGCCATCCGGCTGCTGGGCATCGACTTCACCATGCTGTCCGGCGAGGCCGGGCATGCCTGA
- the ruvX gene encoding Holliday junction resolvase RuvX, which translates to MPDAVGRELPRDGTVLAFDYGEKKIGVALGNFITREARALTILPNITVEGRFEAVAALIQEWNPVQLIVGMPVNPEGGEQPSMKLARRFGNQLNGRFGLPVEWVDERYTSRAASMAGARRGELDAEAARIILQQYFDQFPL; encoded by the coding sequence ATGCCTGATGCCGTGGGGCGTGAACTGCCCCGCGACGGCACGGTCCTGGCATTCGACTACGGCGAAAAAAAGATCGGTGTCGCGCTGGGCAACTTCATCACGCGCGAGGCGCGTGCGCTGACCATCCTCCCCAATATCACCGTGGAAGGCCGCTTCGAGGCCGTGGCGGCGCTCATCCAGGAGTGGAACCCGGTGCAGCTGATCGTCGGCATGCCGGTCAACCCCGAAGGCGGCGAGCAGCCCTCGATGAAGCTGGCGCGGCGTTTCGGCAACCAGCTCAATGGCCGCTTCGGCCTGCCGGTGGAGTGGGTGGACGAGCGCTATACCTCGCGCGCCGCGTCGATGGCCGGCGCCCGCCGCGGCGAGCTCGATGCCGAGGCCGCCCGTATCATCCTGCAACAGTATTTCGACCAATTCCCGCTATGA
- the pyrR gene encoding bifunctional pyr operon transcriptional regulator/uracil phosphoribosyltransferase PyrR, producing MTQISVPDAESLYRKLLDQAQALIPEAERARWSVAGIYSGGAWIAARLAADLKLPEHGVINVAFHRDDYAKKGLHSQAQPTTLPFSVDDRNILLIDDVLATGRTIRAAVNELFDYGRPARVALGVLVDRGGRQLPIAADLTAAEMALPPGTTLVLSRQGEGAGAQFAFATEPTDSATG from the coding sequence ATGACGCAGATTTCCGTTCCCGACGCCGAGTCGCTGTACCGCAAGCTGCTGGACCAGGCCCAGGCGTTGATCCCCGAGGCCGAGCGCGCGCGCTGGTCGGTGGCCGGCATCTACTCAGGCGGCGCATGGATCGCCGCGCGGCTGGCCGCTGACCTGAAGCTGCCCGAGCATGGCGTGATCAACGTTGCCTTCCATCGCGACGACTATGCCAAGAAGGGCCTGCACAGCCAGGCCCAGCCGACCACGCTGCCGTTTTCGGTGGATGACCGCAACATCCTGCTGATCGATGATGTGCTGGCCACCGGCCGCACCATCCGTGCCGCCGTCAACGAGCTGTTCGACTACGGCCGCCCCGCGCGCGTGGCGCTGGGCGTGCTGGTCGACCGCGGCGGGCGCCAGCTGCCGATTGCCGCCGACCTGACTGCCGCCGAGATGGCGCTGCCGCCCGGCACCACGCTGGTGCTGTCGCGCCAGGGCGAGGGCGCCGGCGCACAATTCGCCTTTGCGACCGAACCTACCGATTCCGCCACCGGCTGA